A window of the Oceanispirochaeta sp. genome harbors these coding sequences:
- a CDS encoding helix-turn-helix transcriptional regulator, giving the protein MTAEELRKIRKGSGLSQWQLALKLGMSQGTITNWERGYREIPDDQAEKIKLLR; this is encoded by the coding sequence ATGACGGCTGAAGAGTTAAGGAAAATAAGGAAAGGCTCCGGGTTGAGTCAGTGGCAGCTTGCTCTAAAGCTCGGAATGTCACAAGGAACTATAACCAACTGGGAGAGAGGATACAGGGAAATTCCAGACGATCAGGCAGAGAAAATAAAATTACTGAGGTAG
- a CDS encoding DNA methyltransferase — translation MENIIKDNYALYNDDCMNVISEMGDDSIDLSVYSPPFAGLYKYSSSENDFSNNVTKEGFLDQYEYLIKEIARVTKPGRITAVHCQDVLGSVVTHDLWDLPHEIIELHKKYGFQYKNRITIWKEPLKVRMRTMVQSLMHKMIVEDSTKCFTAMPDYVLIFSKKGENKVPVVHPNGLKEYHGEIPILPNILRAFNNANESNFNEVEMWEYLNKKFYDKADPKSNKLSHYIWQRYASSIWDDIRIDNVLPFKDSKDPDDEKHVHPLQLDVIERLVELYSNKDEVVFTPFMGVGSEVYGAVINGRKGIGVELKESYFKQAIMNLQDVKRETDKQSVLDF, via the coding sequence ATGGAAAATATAATAAAAGACAATTACGCTCTTTATAACGATGACTGCATGAATGTAATATCAGAAATGGGAGACGATTCAATTGACCTATCCGTTTACTCGCCACCCTTCGCAGGTTTGTATAAATACTCATCATCAGAGAATGACTTTTCAAACAATGTAACAAAAGAGGGATTTCTTGATCAGTATGAGTATTTGATAAAAGAGATTGCCAGGGTAACAAAGCCTGGACGAATAACGGCAGTACATTGTCAGGATGTTTTGGGCAGCGTTGTCACTCATGACCTCTGGGATCTTCCTCATGAGATTATAGAACTTCACAAGAAATATGGATTTCAGTATAAAAACAGAATCACGATATGGAAAGAGCCGTTAAAGGTCAGGATGAGAACTATGGTCCAGAGCTTAATGCACAAGATGATCGTAGAAGATTCTACAAAATGCTTTACAGCTATGCCGGATTATGTCCTAATATTCTCAAAGAAAGGAGAAAACAAGGTTCCTGTTGTTCATCCTAACGGATTAAAAGAATATCACGGAGAAATACCAATACTGCCTAATATTCTGAGAGCTTTTAATAATGCAAATGAATCGAATTTTAATGAGGTTGAAATGTGGGAATATCTGAATAAAAAGTTTTATGACAAGGCAGATCCTAAGTCAAATAAATTGAGTCATTACATCTGGCAGCGGTACGCCTCAAGTATTTGGGATGATATCAGAATTGACAATGTTTTACCATTCAAAGACAGCAAGGACCCAGACGATGAGAAGCACGTGCATCCTCTTCAGTTGGACGTTATCGAGAGATTGGTAGAATTATACTCGAACAAAGATGAGGTAGTTTTTACGCCTTTTATGGGAGTTGGATCCGAGGTTTACGGGGCAGTCATTAACGGCAGAAAAGGAATAGGCGTTGAGCTGAAAGAGTCATATTTCAAACAGGCAATTATGAACCTTCAGGACGTAAAGAGAGAAACTGACAAACAATCAGTATTGGATTTCTAA
- a CDS encoding DEAD/DEAH box helicase, translating into MIDYQEFLRSKAQLCGNFGFDPVSMPDRMFDFQKHITEWGIKKGRAAIYADTGLGKTLMQLVIAENIVRHTNGNVLILTPLAVAFQFLKEAKTIDIDIDHSRDGKLKSKITVTNYERLHHFNTEDFQGVILDESSILKNFDGAFKTQITEFMRKIKYRYLSTATPSPNDFIELGTSSEALGYLGYMDMLSRYFSNKENTSKPQDIGTKWDLKPHAKDAFFQWVNSWSMSIKNPSDLGFSDERYILPELIKNYHTVSNLDPLVINGQKEMFNITAKTMTEVRAEQKATIPQRCEKAAELSAGKTSVYWTNFNKESELLNILDKEAVEIKGSMNMDKKEEILMNFAEGEIKRIITKPKMTSFGLNWQHCNHTVLFPTWSYEQFYQAIRRFWRFGQLNPVTVDLVYSDGQKRVLETLEMKTQKSIELQKRLNENLHGFVEPKIKLKSGNIRMPNFI; encoded by the coding sequence ATGATTGACTATCAGGAATTTTTAAGATCAAAAGCGCAACTATGTGGAAACTTTGGATTTGACCCGGTTTCCATGCCTGATAGAATGTTTGATTTTCAGAAGCATATTACAGAATGGGGAATCAAAAAAGGCCGGGCTGCTATTTATGCAGATACAGGACTTGGTAAAACTCTAATGCAATTGGTAATAGCTGAAAACATTGTCAGGCATACAAATGGGAATGTTCTAATATTGACGCCGCTTGCCGTTGCTTTCCAGTTCTTAAAAGAAGCAAAGACAATTGATATTGATATCGATCATTCAAGAGATGGAAAGCTGAAAAGTAAAATCACAGTAACGAATTATGAAAGGTTGCATCATTTCAATACTGAGGACTTCCAGGGCGTTATACTTGATGAGAGTTCAATCCTGAAAAACTTTGACGGTGCTTTCAAAACACAAATAACAGAGTTTATGAGAAAGATAAAATACAGGTATTTATCAACAGCAACGCCTTCACCGAATGATTTTATTGAACTTGGAACATCTTCAGAAGCCCTGGGGTATCTTGGATATATGGATATGTTAAGCCGGTATTTCTCAAATAAAGAGAATACTTCAAAGCCTCAGGATATTGGTACAAAGTGGGATCTTAAACCACATGCGAAAGATGCATTTTTCCAGTGGGTGAACAGTTGGTCAATGTCTATCAAGAATCCTTCAGACCTTGGATTTTCAGATGAACGGTATATTTTGCCTGAGTTAATTAAAAATTATCATACTGTCAGCAATCTTGATCCTCTTGTAATAAATGGTCAAAAAGAAATGTTCAACATTACAGCAAAGACGATGACAGAGGTTCGGGCAGAGCAGAAAGCAACAATACCGCAGCGTTGCGAAAAGGCGGCAGAGCTATCCGCCGGGAAAACATCTGTATACTGGACCAACTTTAACAAGGAAAGCGAACTGTTGAACATACTGGACAAAGAGGCGGTAGAAATTAAAGGATCAATGAATATGGACAAGAAAGAAGAAATCTTGATGAACTTTGCAGAGGGTGAAATAAAGAGAATTATCACAAAGCCAAAGATGACATCGTTCGGCCTGAACTGGCAGCATTGCAATCATACTGTATTGTTTCCAACTTGGAGCTATGAACAATTTTACCAGGCGATAAGGAGGTTTTGGAGGTTTGGGCAATTGAATCCGGTTACTGTTGATTTGGTATATTCTGATGGTCAGAAAAGAGTACTTGAAACATTGGAGATGAAAACGCAGAAATCTATTGAACTTCAGAAACGATTGAATGAGAATTTGCATGGGTTTGTTGAACCTAAAATTAAATTGAAAAGTGGCAATATTAGAATGCCTAATTTTATATAA
- a CDS encoding DNA cytosine methyltransferase — translation MNELALFAGIGGGILGGHLLGWKTVAACEIEDYPRETLLRRQLDGILPKFPIWDDINTLDGKQFRGKIDIVSGGFPCQDISAAGKGAGIDGVRSGLWKQMHRIIDEVRPRFAFMENSPLLTSRGLGTVLGDLAEIGYDAEWCVLGADDIGAPHRRKRIWILGYPVKTGLERFPRDEYDRDEPGRIKEEKIGSACPGSIQWWDSDPAELAFTGCEHGETGNTAGMETDPGQRAYGSIHNQSGSQGRIKWWDKDPADVSDTDSLGQVQCEPRARQRPGILADGSSPPGSKKDDSIRSQSKEWSIKPVMGRVAHGLVSRVDRLKAIGNGQVPGVAAIAFLILQRRIQEELWK, via the coding sequence ATGAATGAGTTGGCATTATTTGCAGGGATCGGAGGCGGGATACTCGGGGGCCATTTGCTCGGATGGAAAACCGTGGCGGCCTGTGAAATCGAAGATTACCCACGAGAAACACTACTACGCAGACAGCTTGACGGAATCTTACCTAAATTCCCTATCTGGGACGATATCAACACGCTCGATGGGAAGCAATTCAGAGGGAAAATTGACATCGTTAGCGGTGGATTTCCTTGTCAGGACATATCAGCAGCCGGGAAAGGTGCTGGAATCGATGGCGTTAGATCTGGCCTCTGGAAACAAATGCACAGGATCATTGACGAAGTACGACCACGATTCGCATTCATGGAAAACAGCCCATTACTCACTTCTAGGGGACTTGGAACCGTACTCGGAGACTTGGCCGAAATCGGGTACGATGCTGAATGGTGTGTGCTGGGAGCGGACGATATCGGAGCGCCCCACAGACGGAAAAGAATCTGGATATTGGGCTACCCCGTCAAAACGGGATTGGAAAGATTCCCCCGGGATGAGTACGACAGGGACGAACCCGGACGGATCAAAGAGGAAAAGATTGGATCAGCTTGCCCGGGAAGTATACAATGGTGGGACTCAGACCCGGCAGAGTTGGCCTTCACCGGATGCGAACATGGGGAAACGGGGAACACAGCCGGAATGGAAACCGATCCGGGACAGCGGGCATACGGCTCAATACACAATCAATCAGGCAGTCAGGGACGCATCAAATGGTGGGACAAAGACCCGGCAGACGTATCCGACACCGACAGTCTCGGACAGGTTCAATGCGAACCCAGGGCACGACAACGACCGGGGATACTTGCGGATGGAAGTTCACCCCCCGGAAGCAAAAAAGATGACAGCATCAGAAGTCAATCAAAAGAATGGTCAATTAAACCCGTCATGGGTAGAGTGGCTCATGGGCTGGTGTCCAGAGTGGACCGCCTTAAAGCCATTGGAAATGGACAAGTTCCAGGAGTGGCTGCAATCGCATTTTTGATATTACAGAGAAGGATACAGGAGGAACTATGGAAATAA